In SAR324 cluster bacterium, the DNA window GGAGTCCATCTTTGAAACCGAGGGAGAATAGAAAAGCAATCACCAGGCCCGAGACTGGGAGCATTATCAAACTGAAGTACATACCCACATGAATGGAACGCGCAAACAAGAGGTATACTTTTGAAATATTCTCTGGGGCTCCAATTAAAGTAGGAAACCTTCTCATGTAGAAGTAGCGCAAAATCACAATTGCCAGAAAGACGATTGCAAAAATTACTTCAAATTCTAGCAGTGAAGCGTCTTCCAGTTGGGAAATGTCATTGACTTGCTTCACAATCCCATAGGCATACAGGAGAGTGAAGCCCCAATGCAGAAACTTTGAAGTGAGACTGTGTGATGAAATAGAGGCTCGACTAGGATGATTGTTTTCCAAATTAAGCATTCTGGGGACTCTAAATTTTGGAAGTCAAATGCTACTCCCACCCAAACGTAGCAGGAGGCTTGTGAGTGATATCGAAGAAGACGGAGTCAATTCCATCCAGAGCATAGAGTTGGGGCAAAAGTTCATGGAGAACTTGCCAGTCCACGGGGGCGAAGCGCGCAGTCATCACATCTTCAGATATGACGGGACGTAGCACGATGCTGTCTTGGTGACCATCCTGAGAAATTGGCAGCAGGATAACCAGCAATTGAAAGATACGCTCCAGCCAGCCATGATTGGCGAAGGCTTCACTGACGTGAGCCTCAGCAGCACGTAGCAAGTTTAGGCGAGGCTTTTCACAGAAGGCACGACGGACCCGCCAGTTGGGTAGCTGATCTATTGGTTGAGGGGGAAGATAGGCCACGACCCGATTGATCGCACGTACTTGGTTAGTCAGTCGAATCGAAGTGTTCTCGAACCACTCCCAGTCTGTTGGGCCGAGTAGCACAGCCGGCTCTGTGTAGGTTCGTTGATCTCCCTGTACACCTACGCTGCGTACTGGTAGTAGAGAAGCCTGAGTGGGTGACAGATGTTGGTGTAGTGTGTCCAGTGTACTGTTGTGTTCGGGCTGAAGGATTGTATCTTCATTGGAACAGAGGACGTTGATTGAAAGACCCGGCCCAGGAAACGGATGGCGCCAGACGATTTCTTTGGGTAGTCCCATTAGTTCCCCGACGCGTCGCACCTCATCCTTGTAGAGTTCTTTGAGTGGCTCAACAACATGACCCTTGGCAATCAAATCCTGGATTGCATCGACTCGGTTATGATGGGACTTGATCACCTTGGCGTGTTTGGTGCCTCCAGATTCGATGATGTCTGGATAGAGCGTGCCCTGTCCGAGCAGCCATTCACCAGGGTTCAATTTTAATTCTTCCAGTAGTTTTTCCCGTACTGTCAAAAAGGTGTTGCCAACCTGGTGTCGTTTCCGTTGTGGGTCCACTTCACCGGCGATTGCCTCTAGAAAAGCCTCGCTGTAGTCTCTGCCAACCACATTGTCATAACCTAGCTGTTCGTAGCGTTGGAGAATTTGCTCGGCCTCATTCAGACGTAGAAAGCCATTATTGATGAAGAGTCCTAGCACCCTTTCCTTGCCTAGGGCTTCGTTTAACAAAGCAAAGGCAACCGAAGAGTCCACACCACCACTGAGGAACATCAGCACATTGTGCTCACCAACTTGTTGTTGAAGTTCATCCTTTGTCTGCTCAATGAACCGTTCCATGCTCCAGCTAGGGTGTGCCTTGCAGAGTTTCACGAAATTGCTGAGAATCTGAGTGCCTGCCAGTGTGTCAGTGACTTCTGGGTGAAACTGCAGGGAAAACAACGGACGTTCCTCGTGCTGCAGAGCGGTCAGGCTACCTGAAATGGTTTCACCAATCACCTGGAAATCCTGTGGAAGCTCCGTGACGCTGTCCTGGTGGCTCATCCAGACTTGGGAGTTGTCGGCAACATCTTTCCATAAGGGAGAAGGGCTCAGTTGACGCAGAGAAGCTTTGCCGAACTCTCCCTGCCCCGTGTTGGCTACACATCCATCAAAGTGCTTGGCCATCAGTTGGTGGCCGTAGCAGAGGCCAAGAATGGGCTGAGAGAGGTTGAGGATTTCTGGATTGAAGGCTGGTACATCCTCAGCAAAGACAGAAGCAGGCCCTCCAGAAAGAATGATGCCCTTGGCAGCCTCAAGGCTATCTGTGTCAATAGAGGGTGGAAAGATCTCGGTATAAACTCCTAGGTGTCGGATTCGCTTGGCAATCAGGTGGGCGTACTGGCTCCCAAAATCAAGAACTGCCAGAAAGTCGTCATTGGGCATTTGCCTTTCCTCGTTAAGCAGGATATAAGTTCACGTCTTGTTGATAAACGTTTAGGAGGAGAATCTCATGTTTGGCATCGGTCTGCCAGAGTTAGTCATCATTGTTGTGATTGCGCTGATCTTCATTGGACCCAAGCAACTTCCTGGAGTCATGCGCTCCGTTGGCAAGGGGCTCGTTGAACTCAAACGGGCTACCAACGATATTCGTCACACCGTACAGACTGAGATGGATACCATTGAGCGGGATCTCGAAGTGAAGGATATCAAGAAAGACTTTGAGAATGACTTCGGTGGAGTGGCCAACAAGTTCGGTTCATTGAAGCTCTCTCAGATGAGTACTGGAGACAAGCTGGAAGCAGTGGCAAATGCGTTTGAAAAGGGGCAGGAGGACTTGGCCGCACGAAAGGAAAATGTAGCAGCTGCTGAAGCCAAGGAAGCTGAATCAACCGCTACTGCGAGCACAACAGATTCCACTGTTAGCAAAACGAACGGAACTGCCACAACTTAAGAGCTGTCAGGAATCCCCACTCGTGGGCGTCTTTGTATCCGCGGACAGCCCGACCTGTGGCACACCGTTGTGAGTCATTGTTTCCATCGGAAGGCTAACTTCCAACCCAACGACCTGATCTTCTTCCCGGCGTAAGCTGATCCTTCCTCCATGGGCGTAGATAATTTTGCGCCCGATCAACAATTCTGGACTCCCATCCACCTCGCTCATTCGCTGCGCCAGATAGTCGCCCCAATTTTTTGCCTTCGACAAGTTGGAGCCGGAATCGATCTTAACAGTGATCTGGATGCGAGCATCTCGTTGTTGGCGTGGATTGGAGGTTTGCAGAAGCAACTGGAGCGGTTCCGTATTTGCTTGGCGTCGTACTTCCTGAAGCATGGCCAGCAAGGCTCTCCGGAATCCTGCTGGGTCCAAGCGCATCTCATCGGGAAGCCGAGTCGAAGCAAAGAGCCGCAGTGGATGTCGACTCTGTTGCGTGTGCTGACGGGCAACTCCCCGAAAGAATTTCAATAGATTGACCGCTCTGCATTCAGGCTGATAATCCTGATGGATCTCTTCTAGTTCCTGTTGCTGGTTATCAGTGTCATGCAGCATTTGCTTGGCCAGCTGGCGACAGTGCTCTAAGGCTTTGCGGACCTCTGGGTCGGGAATTCTCTCCAGCAGTTGACCGACTCGTTCCTCCAACTGAGAGGCTGGTTTACGCAAAGCAGAAAAGGTCTGTGGGAGAGATCGTACATGGTAATTGACTGTTGCTCTTTCGGCCTGAAGATTTTGTAGTTGGGCTTCCTGTTTGGCCAGTTGGGCCCGTAATTGTCGTGGGCTGGGACCATTCGCTTGTTGACGTTGGCTTTCGTAATTGACCAGTTGCTGTCGCAGTGAGTTCAGCTTCTGATTCAACTCGTGGATGATCAGATCTGACTCGTCCGGCAAGGTCTGCGTAGACTCTTCGACTTGTAAAGCAAGCTGGGATCGAGGTATAACTTTGTTTTCTGTACTCTTTTTAGTCTGCACCAGCGATGCACGTTCTGAGGTCATGACCTCTCCTGTTGCTGCTTAACTGACAACGTATTGCTATCCGTAATGAATTGCGCATGAGTCTCATACCTGCTGCCCCAACCCTTGGTTCGCTCTTTGTTCAGAGTTGGCAGATTTATCGTGCGCATCTCTTTCCTTTGTTGGGACTGACCCTGGTGTTACTGGTTCCAGCGCTACTGCTCAGCCTGAGCGGAGTAGATCAGGGAGAGAGCGTGGTCTTTTTCCTGCTGATGAGACTGTTGGAAGCAGGAGCAACCCTGGGACTGCTCTCCCTACTGTTCACAGGAGTTTTTCCCACTGGGAAGATTTTACGCCGTTTGGGCGGTCGCGCTGTCTTGCGACCTCTGCATGTCGGAATCCTACAGTACTTGCTGACAATCCTCGGATTCTATGGATTGATGGCACCGACACCGTTGAACGTTGTATTGGTGACACTCTGGCTCAGTAGTTTTGTTTTTCTGACCATTGCTCAACCAGTTTGTGTGATAGAAGAGCTACGGGGACTTCCTGCCTTGGTGCGTAGCTTTCAACTGACTCGTAACCGGTTGAAACGAGCTTTTAGTGTCGTTGTTGTCGCCATGATCCTGCAGTTATTGCTCTTTATCGTGTTGCTCCAACTGTTCCTGCCGGAAATCAATTTCAGTGCCTTGTTGCAAACAGATCCAATGGCAGCGGATGGAGAAGACCTCGTCAAGTTGTTGGGAAGTGCAGAAACCCAGGCTGCCTTGCGCTGGACACAGTACCTGACTGCATTGATTTTCTATCCCTATGCTTCGATTCTGACCGTACTGCTATACTTTGATTTGGCCCGAGATGAGGCGGTTTGTAGCCGGGACCGCTTACAAGCCCTGGCGGTCCATCACTTTGAAATCCCAGCAGAATATTTTGAAGATCCGGAAAAGGAAGCAGAGGAGACTACCGACAAGGTGACAATCCGTGAGATCGGAACGGAAGACAAACAGTGAAGATTCATTCAGCAGAATTTCTTACCAGCGCAGCACAACCCAAGCAATTCCCAAATCCAAGCCTGCCTGAAATCGCCTTTGCTGGAAAATCCAACGTGGGCAAATCCACGTTGATCAATTCATTGCTGCAGCGCAACCAACTGGTCAAGACCAGTTCCACGCCAGGTAAGACCCAGCTGATCAATTTTTTCTGTATTAATGACCTGTTTCATCTGGTCGATCTACCTGGCTATGGCTACGCGAAGGTGCCTGAAGCAGTACGTCGTGGTTGGCAGACAACGATTGAGGCCTATCTTGGGGAGCGTTCCACTCTTCGAGGTGTCGTGCTGATCGTGGATGTCCGCCACAAACCGGGAGAGCATGACCGCCAGATGAAGACTTGGCTGGATCACTACCAGCGGCCCGTCCTAGTTGTGGCCAACAAGATGGATAAGCTCAAGCGGAGCCAGTACCACAGTCAGCTTCAGCAAGTTCGAACTACTCTCCAATTAGAGCAGGACCCCTTGCCACATTCCTCCCTAGACAAGTCTGGGCGTGAACCCATCTGGTCTGCGCTCCGCCAATGGCTTTGAATCAGTACATTCCTGTCAGTTCTTCCTGAAAGCGTTCCTCGACGCGATTGCGCTTCAACTTCAGAGTTGGGGTGATCAGGTTGTTGTCCACGGTCCACTCTTCAGTTAGTAGATGGAAGCGCTTGGGCCGCTCATAGTCCTGAAAGTCTGCTGCATATTTACGGAGTTCCTGCTTGTAGAGCTTGAGGATCTCTTCATCCTTGAGCCAGTCTTCCAGCGTGCCAGTGATGTTGTTGCGGGACGCATGGGTTTTCAGGGCATCGACTTCAACTACGATTAGCGCGACGTTGTAGAGTTTCTGGAAGCCGTAGATCATCACCTGATTAATGAAAGGACTGAGCTTGAGTGATTCTTCCACTAGAGCTGGGACACAGTACTTGCCATTTTCCAGCTTATAAATCTCCTTGACTCGCCCAGTAATCCGAAGGAATCCATCCTCGTCAATATTACCCACATCTCCAGTGCGAAAGCCTCCTTCCGGTGTGAACACACTCGCGGTTTCTTCCGGCAGATTATGGTAGCCCAGCATCAGGGTTGGGCCATGGATAATGATCTCTCCATCTTGCTCGTTGGCCGTGGTCACAGAGCGATCAATCTCAACGCGCACTCCTGGTAAGGGCTTGCCAACGGCTCCAGTCTTCTGAACATCGGGTGCGTTGGCGGAGACAATTGCTTCGGTCAGTCCATATCCTTCGAGGAGAGTGATGCCGATGTTTTGGACAAATTCAATGACCTCCGGATTCAGTGCACTTCCTCCGCTGTAAGCCATCCGCAATCGATTGCCAAAACGTGCCCGAACCTTCGAGAAGAAGAGCTTGTCGCAAAGTTTGAAGGACAGCGCTTCCTTGAGGGAGAGTTTCTCACCATGCCGTCGCTTGGCGGAACAGGTCAATCCGTATTGGAATAGGGAGTAGAGCTTGGGAGACTTGTTGTAGATCTGTAGATGAATCTTTTCATAAATTCGATTGTAAACACGTGGGACTGCAAAGAGAAGGGTTGGTTTGACCTGGCCCAGTTCATCGACTAATTTAGCAAGATTTTCGTTCATGGCTGCAGACATTCCAAACATCATCAGCCCATGAATTTCGCAAATCTGGCCAAAAATATGAGCCCAAGGCAAGAAAGCCAGTGTGCGGTCACCTTTCTGAAAAGGGATGCTCGTCAAACCTGCCTGGACGGTAGAAAGTACTCCACGATGACTTAGCATCACACCCTTGGGGTTACCAGTGGTTCCAGATGTGTACATGATTTCTAATAGTGCACTAGCTTCTGGGTATTGGGCAGGAACAGGGTGCTGCTGGCCCATCTTGCGCAATCCCTCATAGGTATGAATTTTAGGATCTGCAGCTTCTCGCAGTAGGACAACGTGCTGCAATTCTGGGAGAATCTCCCCACGCCAGGTCAGTGCCTCATGATAGAGTTTTTCAGAGGCGACCAGGAGTACCTTGCAACCTGCATCGCGTAGAATGTATTGCCATTCTTCTGTGTGTTGCTGAGGGTACATTGGCACATAGACAGCCCCTGCGCTGAAGGTTGCGTAGGCCATCGTAACCCAAGGAATCATATTGCTTGCGATGACTCCAACACAGTCTCCCATCCCGATTCCAAGCCAGTCCAGTCCTCCCCGCAAATCGGCAACGGTCTCAGCAAAATCGCGAAATGTCATCCAATTGTAGTCACCATTGGCTGGGGCTCCATACATGGGCAGATCTGCGTATTCTTCGCAGCAGCGATCCATCATTTCCACAACGTTCTGATACATCAATTCCATCTCTTATCCTCCCTAAGATTAAGATATAAGCAGGCCTTGTTGGCGAATCAGACTAGCAAACGCGTTAGCGCCTTGCGGTGGCCAGTAGGACTGCATTCGTTGTCCGGTGATACCTGGTTGATATGTAGACCAAAATTTGGACCACCATTGCGATCCATTTTCAGCCAATTCCTGCTGGTTTAGCAGTGTGATAGCGCCAGCTTCAGCCAATGTGGAAGCATTTAATTCCTGGTGGCTGTTCGGTAGAGGAACAAGGATCACATCCTTGCCTAGAATCGATAACTCACCGAGGGTGCCAAGGCCTGCGCGGGTAATTATAAGCTGACTACGGGCTAATAGATCACCCATGCCCTCGTTGATAAATTCATGGGTCTGATAGCGAGGACCATGCACCAGATCATTTTTACTACCCCGCCCAGTCAGGTGAATCACCTGGAAGTGTTTCTGCCAGGCCGGCAACAGCGGTTGAATGGCTCTGTTCAAGCCAACGGCACCTTGTCCTCCACCAGTGATTAGCAAAACCGGTAGGTCAGGATTCAGCTGAAAGCGCTGGTTGGCCCGTTCGGGATCTCCTTGATAAACAGAGCTGCGTACAACGGGACCGACGTGTTGTCGCTCCGGGATGCGTTGAAAGGCTCTCTCAGAGGCTGGAAAATAATAAGCCAGCGCTGAACTGGCTGGAGCCATCAACCGGTTAGCCAGTCCTGGCAAGACATCCATTTGTAGCAATACTTGAGGGATGCCTAATGCTCGAGCTGCATGGGCAACAGGCACGCTGACAAAGCTTCCAGCAGAGACCACAACGTGAGGCTTGAACTGCAGTAGGTGTTTTAAACCAATTATTCCACCAGCTAGAATACGAAAGGGATCTGTGAAGTTTTGCCAGCTGAAATAGCGGCGCAACTTGCCAGCTGGGATGGCATAGAAGGGTATGCCTGCCTCCTCTACCATGGCTTGCTCTGGGCCGTTTGTTGTGCCAAGAAACCGAGATTCGGTTGGTCCCAAGGCTCCTAAGGCCTCGTGCACTGCTAAGAGAGGAGTCGTTGGACCACCCGATCCTCCTCCTGTAAATAAAACACGCAGGGTTGTTGTCATGAAGCGTTTCAGTCCATCACGGATTGGACAGTACGCCACTGACCTTGCTGCACTTCTGCTAGCAATGGTTGTTCAATCCCTTCGTGATCGCCTAGGCCAAATTGTAGAACTGGTCCACCTAGTTCATCCTGATAGTTGTTCATCGATTCAAGGGCTGAAGTCAGCTTTTCAGAATTCAGTTCTGGCCCAGCCAACTGCAGAGCGTGTGTTAGAATGCGGGCGTAAAAATAAGCCATCTGCACAGCGTTGTTTGGAGATTCTCCATATTCAGCCTGATATTTTGTGAAGAAATCTTGTGCTGCAGAAGAAGTTAATGTTTCAGGATATAACATTTCAATAGATGCTGTTGCTAGAAGACCTTCTGCTGCTGTTCCTGCACGATCAATTACGATTTGATCATAAGCGGAGACGTTACCAGCCATCGTTACATCCCATTGCAGTGATTTTCGGGTTTGCAGGATACGGATGGTATCACCCAGAATGGTTCCCAGTAGAACAACTTCACAGTCAACTTCCCTCAGGCGAAGTAGGGTGTTGAGAAAGTTTGTTTCTGTTGGGCTGTGTGTCTCCACAGCAGTCAGTGACATCCCCAATTCCTGCAATCCAGCTTCCACCCCATCAAGCATTTCACGGCCATAGTCCGTATTCTGGTGCATCAAGCAGAAACGCTGCAGTTTTTGTTGGTGAAAGTGGCGAACTAAGTATTGCGCCTGATCATAGTACGATACACTGGCTGTAAACTTGAGTGGATGAAACGGTTCTGACATCAGGCGGGCGCTAGTATATGGAAACAAGTTGGCCACATCGTGCTCTTCTTGTAGTGGCAAGGCAACTTGGTTCATGCTGGTTCCCAAGGCGGCTAGCATAACAAAGACCCGATCGTAAAGTACGAGCTTATTGGCAGCTTGACGAGCTCTCACAACTTGGTATTGATGATCCTCGGCGATCAGTCGTAGTTTGCGTCCATGAATGCCTCCTGCCGCATTGACTTCTGCAAAGTGAAAGCGTAAGGCTCTGACGGCTCCTAATCCCCAAGTGGCAGCGGGTCCACTCATTGCCGTATGAGTGCCAATGCGAATCTCGTTTGACGTCACACCTTGAGTCGCCCAAAGAGAGCTAGGCAGGCAGCAGAAGCATCCACAGAGCAGCACAACCAGACGAAGCAGTCCGCTGTTTGCTCGCCTACTCTTTATTGAAATAGCGTTGGTAGACTGGTTGTCGATAGCGGAACTGCCACCATAAGATTGGCCACAGGATCCATTCAAGCAGTCTGATAGGGGCATGGTACTCAATTGCATCAATGATTATTGTGTGGTCTTTCTGCTGTTCCAGCCGGTGTTCATGACGCCAGGAGCGAAGAAAAAAGGGTAGCTGCTGACCTTCATCAACAAAGACGATTTTCTCTGTGCTTGTTTGTAGTGAGGTGATCAAGCTGACCCACGATTGCTGTAGAGGCCAGAACCCCAGCTCAAGGTGCACTTTGTCTCCTTGCCGACACCCATCGAAGCGCAGCAGGCGCACCGGCGGAAATGGAGGATTCAATGCCAGGAAGAGATCTTGGTCAAACCTCTCCCAGACCTCGTTGATGGAACAGGAAACCAGGGTAGAGAAATAGAGACGCATCACTCCGGTCAATCAGGCGTAACGACAAACGAATTACAGAATAGCTAGCCGTTGATGGAACACAAGGCTTAGTAAGACTATCCCTGATTGAGAACGTAGTGCAGAGAAAGTCGTGATTGCTTGAAGAGCTGTTGCCGAAATTCTTGATTGGCCAGTCCTTGATTGCACAGTTCTTGTGCGCTTCCTTTCAGGCCTTCAAGATATTCGTGAACCGCAAAAGCTGGAACACGCCTGTTGAGCAATTGTTCTGTGCCTTCATACATGGCAATCAGCATCGACTGATGCTCTGAAGCTCCCAATACGGGTCGCAACGTCTCAGCTTCCCGCTCAAAGCCGTGCCGTAATGAACGGATATCTTGCAGGGAGATAGGAGCTACCTCAGCCGAGGATTTTTGGAAGTCTAGGGTTTCTGCAAAACTTGCAGGGTTCAAACCAGCCACTTTGAAGTCCATGGGGCCTCCTCCTGGATAGGACGGTCTTGTGACGAGCACAAAATTGTTACGTCAAGCGGACTCAAAAGGCAAACGCTAACCCGATCTGGTAGAACTAATCAATCATGAAGAAGGTTCAGGACCATTATTTTCACAAGGCCCGCAAGGATGGTTATGTTGCCCGCTCAGCTTATAAACTAGAGGAAATTGACCAGCGTCACCAGTTGCTGAAACGTGGTCAGAAGGTTCTTGATTTAGGCTGTGCACCAGGATCTTGGTTACAGTACACGTCAAGGCGTATTGGTGAGAGTGGACGCTTGCTGGGGATTGATCTACAAGCTGTAGCGATCAGCCTGCCGCCACAGGTGGAAGTATTTCAGGCGGATATCTACAAGCTTGATTACAGTGGTGCCTGGTGGGAGAACCCTTTCGATGTCATCCTAAGTGACATGGCTCCAAAGACCACAGGTGTTCGTTCTGCCGATGCAGATCGCTCTTATGCACTCAATCAACACACTTTATGGTTGGCAGAACAACATCTGAGTAAAGGAGGATGCTTGCTGGTCAAGGCCTTTCAGGGAGCACCCTTCCAGCAGCTTCAACAGGAGTTCCGACAAATGTTTACCGAAGTCAAAATCTGTAAGCCGAAAAGTTCTCGATCGGAGAGCGTAGAAATATTCTTATTGGGGAAGAAGAAGCAGAAAAGCCAGGGGGGGAAGGAGGGCATCTCCCAGAGCTAGGAGATGCTTAAAGACGGATTACTTGTGCTGAGAGGCGGATTGACGGGCAATGGCCCAGAGTAACTGCGCTTCGTAAGCAGCAGCACGCTTGCGTTCTACTTCTTCCTCCTCTTCTGATGCTCGTGAGGAGGACTTGCTCAACAGTTGTTTGAGGTGCTCTGCTGCATCTTTTTCATCCTGTTCCGCTACCACTACGTCAATTTCTTCAGCGAAAGCAGCTCGTTCTACCAACACAGTGACGCGGTTATTGTCAACTTGAGCGTAGCCTCCTTGGACCGCTAAGTAGGTTTGTTTTTGTCCAACGAAGTAGCTCAGGACACCACCGTTGAGCATGGTGACGACAGGAATGTGTTGTGGAAGAATCCCCATCTCTCCCATCGAACCGGGCAGAACGACATGGTCTACTTCGGTTTCGAGCAGGATTCGGCTGGGTGTGAGCACTTCCAGTTGCAGCTTATCCATGAGGGTGCCTTTTCAAAGAAGTGATCATCAGGCTGCTTCAGCTTCAGCCATTTTCGAAGCCTTTTCACGGGCTTGCTCAATCGTACCGACCAGATAGAAGGCCTGCTCGGGCATGTCGTCGTGCTTCCCTTCCAGAATTTCCTTAAATCCACGGACAGTATCAGCGATATCAACGTACTGACCAGCTGAACCAGTGAAAATCTCTGCCACGAAGAAAGGCTGAGACAAGAAGCGTTGAACCCTGCGAGCGCGGTTAACAACAGCTTTATCGTCTTCCGAAAGTTCGTCCATCCCCAAAATCGCGATAATGTCCTGCAGGTCCTTATAGCGCTGTAGCAACTGCTGGACTCCTCGTGCAGTCTGGTAGTGCTCTTCACCAAGAACATCTGGTGTGAGGATGCGAGAGGTTGAATCCAGAGGGTCAACCGCTGGATAGATCCCCAACTCAGCAATCGCGCGGCTCAAAACGACAGTTGCATCTAAGTGGGAGAAGGTCGTTGCTGGTGCAGGGTCTGTCAAGTCATCTGCGGGTACATAGACCGCCTGTACGGAGGTAATGGAGCCTTTCTTAGTCGAAGTAATCCTTTCCTGTAGGTTCCCCATCTCGGTCGAGAGTGTTGGTTGGTAACCTACCGCAGATGGAATTCGACCCAGTAGAGCAGATACTTCGGAACCAGCCTGAGTGAAGCGGAAAATGTTATCAACGAACATCAGTACGTCCGCTCCCTCAGCATCACGGAAATTTTCGGCGATGGTCAATCCAGTCAGGGCTACTCGTGCACGTGCTCCTGGGGGCTCATTCATCTGGCCATAGACGAGGCTGGTCTTATCAAGTACTCCAGACTCCTTCATCTCGTTCCAGAGGTCGTTACCCTCGCGAGTTCGCTCACCTACGCCAGCGAAGACCGAGAAACCGCCGTGCTCAGCAGCGATGTTTCGGATTAACTCCATGATGACAACAGTCTTGCCTACGCCGGCACCACCAAATAGTCCAATTTTTCCACCCCTGAGGAACGGGCAGAGCAGATCCAGAACCTTGATCCCGGTGACCAACATCTCTGCCTTCGTCTCTTGTTCCTCGAAGGTTGGTGGTTCACGGTGAATCGGTAAGAATTCCTTATTATTGATTGGCCCCATCTCGTCAACGGCCTCACCGGTGACGTTAATGATTCGTCCCAGAACTTCGCGGCCTACAGGTGCCTGAATTGGCTTGCCTGTGCTTTTGGCCTCCATACCACGGGCCAAACCTTCGGTAGGCCCCATTGAGATGCTACGGATAGTGTTTTCACCAAGGTGTTGTTGGACCTCGCAAACTAGAATTGAATTGTCTTCGAGGGTGATTTCGAGAGCAGAGTAGATTTCGGGCAACTCTCCGCTTTCAAACATAACATCCACAACGGGACCCATGATCTGGGTGGTCTTACCTATGCTCATTTCCTATCTCTGGCAAGAGGGTCTTCATTTTCAGTGGCTCAGCTTACAAGCTTTCAGCACCACTGATGATTTCGATTAGTTCCTTCGTGATCGCGGCTTGACGACTACGGTTGTAATATAGATTCAACTGCTTGATCATTTCTCCAGCGTTCTTGGTGGCAGAGTCCATCGCTGTCATTCGGGCTGCATGCTCTCCAGCCAAGGTTCCTAACCAAGCGGTATACATTTGATTTTGTATATACTGTTGGATCAAGGGGCCGATGAGTTCTTCGACGTAAGGCTCAAAGAGTACCTCCTGTTCCTCAGTTTCTTCAGCATCTTCGAGTGGTCGGATCGGCAGCAAGGTCTGAATAGTTGGTTCTTGAGTTAAGATGCTCTTATATTCATTGAAAACCAGACAGACTCTGTCTAACTCTTCAGCAGCGAATCGTACAGTCAATCCATCAAGTACTGTGAAGACAATATCTAAATAGTGTTCTGGTCTAGCATCAGGATAGTCTGCTGCAATCTGGTGGTTGGTACGGCGGAAAAAGTCTCGACCCTTTCTTCCAACGATATGCATCTCTGCGCTATCTATACCCTCTTCATGGAGAGTTCGGGCCAGCAGTTTACAAAGATTGGCATTGAAACCTCCACAGAGACCTCGGTCTGAGGTCATGAGCACTACGGCAACACGTTGCCCCTCTTGATCTCGAAAAAGAGGATTGTCATCCGGCGTCAACTTGCCGGAGAGAGAAGAAACAACTGCCCTCAGTTTTGTTGCATAGGGCCGAGCACGTCGGATAGTGTCCTCAGCTCGGTTCAACTTGGCAGCAGAGACCATCTTCATTGCGCTGGTGGTCTTCTGCGTCTTTTTGACGCTAGTGATTCGATTGCGGATTTCTTTGAGGCTGGGCATCAGATCTCACGTTGAAGTGTACCCAGCCGTAAGCCAGGTACAGGATGGCTTAGCACTCAGGCTGCCTGGAATGTTTCGACGTACTCGCTGAGAGCCTTCTTTAGGCCATCC includes these proteins:
- a CDS encoding cytochrome b/b6 domain-containing protein → MLNLENNHPSRASISSHSLTSKFLHWGFTLLYAYGIVKQVNDISQLEDASLLEFEVIFAIVFLAIVILRYFYMRRFPTLIGAPENISKVYLLFARSIHVGMYFSLIMLPVSGLVIAFLFSLGFKDGLLQALAMGLHDFSASLSYWLIGIHILAAVYSRLKGEKIWHGMVPFWNEERTVKIPDRFVKIESFTFSALEKILHLRGKKNVRL
- the guaA gene encoding glutamine-hydrolyzing GMP synthase produces the protein MPNDDFLAVLDFGSQYAHLIAKRIRHLGVYTEIFPPSIDTDSLEAAKGIILSGGPASVFAEDVPAFNPEILNLSQPILGLCYGHQLMAKHFDGCVANTGQGEFGKASLRQLSPSPLWKDVADNSQVWMSHQDSVTELPQDFQVIGETISGSLTALQHEERPLFSLQFHPEVTDTLAGTQILSNFVKLCKAHPSWSMERFIEQTKDELQQQVGEHNVLMFLSGGVDSSVAFALLNEALGKERVLGLFINNGFLRLNEAEQILQRYEQLGYDNVVGRDYSEAFLEAIAGEVDPQRKRHQVGNTFLTVREKLLEELKLNPGEWLLGQGTLYPDIIESGGTKHAKVIKSHHNRVDAIQDLIAKGHVVEPLKELYKDEVRRVGELMGLPKEIVWRHPFPGPGLSINVLCSNEDTILQPEHNSTLDTLHQHLSPTQASLLPVRSVGVQGDQRTYTEPAVLLGPTDWEWFENTSIRLTNQVRAINRVVAYLPPQPIDQLPNWRVRRAFCEKPRLNLLRAAEAHVSEAFANHGWLERIFQLLVILLPISQDGHQDSIVLRPVISEDVMTARFAPVDWQVLHELLPQLYALDGIDSVFFDITHKPPATFGWE
- a CDS encoding twin-arginine translocase TatA/TatE family subunit; the encoded protein is MFGIGLPELVIIVVIALIFIGPKQLPGVMRSVGKGLVELKRATNDIRHTVQTEMDTIERDLEVKDIKKDFENDFGGVANKFGSLKLSQMSTGDKLEAVANAFEKGQEDLAARKENVAAAEAKEAESTATASTTDSTVSKTNGTATT
- the yihA gene encoding ribosome biogenesis GTP-binding protein YihA/YsxC yields the protein MKIHSAEFLTSAAQPKQFPNPSLPEIAFAGKSNVGKSTLINSLLQRNQLVKTSSTPGKTQLINFFCINDLFHLVDLPGYGYAKVPEAVRRGWQTTIEAYLGERSTLRGVVLIVDVRHKPGEHDRQMKTWLDHYQRPVLVVANKMDKLKRSQYHSQLQQVRTTLQLEQDPLPHSSLDKSGREPIWSALRQWL
- a CDS encoding long-chain fatty acid--CoA ligase, with product MELMYQNVVEMMDRCCEEYADLPMYGAPANGDYNWMTFRDFAETVADLRGGLDWLGIGMGDCVGVIASNMIPWVTMAYATFSAGAVYVPMYPQQHTEEWQYILRDAGCKVLLVASEKLYHEALTWRGEILPELQHVVLLREAADPKIHTYEGLRKMGQQHPVPAQYPEASALLEIMYTSGTTGNPKGVMLSHRGVLSTVQAGLTSIPFQKGDRTLAFLPWAHIFGQICEIHGLMMFGMSAAMNENLAKLVDELGQVKPTLLFAVPRVYNRIYEKIHLQIYNKSPKLYSLFQYGLTCSAKRRHGEKLSLKEALSFKLCDKLFFSKVRARFGNRLRMAYSGGSALNPEVIEFVQNIGITLLEGYGLTEAIVSANAPDVQKTGAVGKPLPGVRVEIDRSVTTANEQDGEIIIHGPTLMLGYHNLPEETASVFTPEGGFRTGDVGNIDEDGFLRITGRVKEIYKLENGKYCVPALVEESLKLSPFINQVMIYGFQKLYNVALIVVEVDALKTHASRNNITGTLEDWLKDEEILKLYKQELRKYAADFQDYERPKRFHLLTEEWTVDNNLITPTLKLKRNRVEERFQEELTGMY